A window from Onychostoma macrolepis isolate SWU-2019 chromosome 07, ASM1243209v1, whole genome shotgun sequence encodes these proteins:
- the LOC131543369 gene encoding mucin-2 — MQDTMRRNAAFLLFWGILNFYFLPDCCQTDSTFTASSSPNLSMTVSQSTAAQTMEPLTNGISSSGSIKTTSMDSSTTSETPTLTPSHANNDSITTTVSNTQDGRGQTSDSNIYDSWTTGTLTGHQMPEPTTETSTNRSVIEQTAFSESMTTISPTTTPDSSSSTFTTTSEPKHLTMRSTTESYSTIQATTQPMNTSDSPSIYQSANELYTTSSNHLQVSQAATAASALLQSTPPQNAPTNANIKQPTVTTSTSSSRSVTDQTAFFESTKTTSMDTKTSETSESGKPIFTSSSEPNHFTIRSTTKIYSTIQATTQPMNTSVSPVNYRSTATQTMDTLTNATSHAISSTESATTTSTDTSMTLTTTTTTTGSSFPSPDASSGTSHSAATTTQQLESSDHTQVSITSNESTTNTIAPTSTPDLSSDIFTTSSEPNHFTTRGATESYPAIQATTQTMNTALSDTSDSPSIYQSTNELDTTSFSHLQTQMSQTISAASALQSTSSQITPTNAIITQPSVTTSTSSSRSVTDQTAFSESTKTTSMDTKTSETPTLTLNQENENERITSTDANTQDDQTSHSNISNSWTTGTLTGTQKSEPTTETSTNREQTAFSESTITAISSTTTPDSSSSIFTSSSEPNHFTIRSTTKIYSTIQATTQLMNTSVSPINYQSTATQTMDTLTNATSHGISSTESATTTSTDTSMTLTTTTTTGSSFPSPDASSGTSHSLRRQHNSLSHQTILKSPAHQMNRQQQQLPLHQLRT, encoded by the coding sequence GAATCTTGAATTTCTACTTTCTTCCGGACTGCTGCCAAACTGACTCTACTTTTACTGCCAGTTCTTCTCCAAACCTTTCCATGACTGTTTCTCAAAGCACTGCAGCTCAAACAATGGAGCCCTTAACCAATGGGATCAGTTCATCAGGAAGCATTAAAACAACTAGCATGGACTCATCAACGACATCTGAGACACCTACACTGACTCCAAGTCATGCAAACAATGACTCCATTACCACCACTGTTTCCAATACACAGGATGGTAGAGGCCAAACCTCAGACAGCAATATATATGATTCTTGGACCACTGGAACATTAACTGGTCACCAAATGCCTGAGCCAACAACTGAAACTTCAACCAACAGAAGTGTCATAGAGCAGACTGCATTTTCTGAATCAATGACAACAATTTCCCCTACAACAACTCCAGACTCGAGTTCATCCACATTCACAACAACCTCAGAACCAAAACACCTCACAATGAGAAGCACAACTGAGTCTTACTCCACCATTCAAGCCACTACACAACCGATGAACACTTCTGACTCACCATCAATCTACCAATCTGCAAATGAATTATATACTACATCTTCCAACCACCTGCAAGTCTCCCAAGCAGCTACTGCTGCCTCTGCACTCCTTCAGTCTACACCACCGCAAAACGCACCAACCAATGCAAACATTAAACAGCCCACTGTTACAACCTCAACTTCATCCAGCAGAAGTGTCACGGATCAGACAGCGTTTTTTGaatcaacaaaaacaactaGCATGGACACAAAGACATCTGAGACATCTGAGTCAGGAAAACCGATCTTCACAAGCAGCTCAGAACCAAACCACTTCACTATCAGAAGCACAACCAAGATTTACTCCACCATTCAAGCCACTACACAACCAATGAACACTTCTGTCTCGCCAGTAAACTACCGAAGCACTGCAACTCAAACAATGGACACCTTAACCAATGCCACATCACATGCGATCAGTTCAACAGAAAGCGCTACAACAACTAGCACGGACACGTCAATGACactgacaacaacaacaacaacgacaGGCTCTTCATTTCCATCCCCTGATGCGTCCTCTGGGACATCACACTCCGCTGCGACGACAACACAACAGCTTGAGTCATCAGACCATACTCAAGTCTCCATCACATCAAATGAATCGACAACAAACACAATTGCCCCTACATCAACTCCGGACTTGAGTTCAGACATCTTCACAACAAGCTCAGAACCAAATCACTTCACAACAAGAGGCGCAACCGAGTCTTACCCCGCCATTCAAGCCACTACACAAACGATGAACACTGCTCTCAGTGACACTTCTGACTCACCATCTATCTACCAATCTACAAATGAATTAGATACTACATCTTTCAGCCACCTGCAAACACAAATGTCTCAAACAATTTCTGCTGCCTCTGCACTTCAGTCGACATCGTCACAGATCACACCAACCAATGCAATCATTACACAGCCTTCAGTTACAACCTCAACTTCATCCAGCAGAAGTGTCACAGATCAGACAGCGTTTTCTGaatcaacaaaaacaactaGCATGGACACAAAGACATCTGAGACACCTACACTGACTCTGAATCAGGAGAATGAAAATGAACGCATTACATCCACTGATGCCAATACGCAGGATGACCAAACCTCGCACAGCAATATATCCAATTCTTGGACCACTGGAACATTGACTGGTACCCAAAAATCTGAGCCAACAACTGAAACCTCAACCAACAGAGAACAGACAGCATTTTCTGAATCAACAATTACAGCGATTTCCTCTACAACAACTCCAGACTCGAGTTCATCTATCTTCACAAGCAGCTCAGAACCAAACCACTTCACTATCAGAAGCACAACCAAGATTTACTCCACCATTCAAGCCACTACACAACTAATGAACACTTCTGTCTCGCCAATAAACTACCAAAGCACTGCAACTCAAACAATGGACACCTTAACCAATGCCACATCACATGGGATCAGTTCAACAGAAAGCGCTACAACAACTAGCACGGACACGTCAATGACactgacaacaacaacaactacagGCTCTTCATTTCCATCCCCTGATGCGTCCTCTGGGACATCACACTCGCTGCGACGACAACACAACAGCTTGAGTCATCAGACCATACTCAAGTCTCCAGCACATCAAATGAatcgacaacaacaacaattgcCCCTACATCAACTCCGGACTTGA